In Zingiber officinale cultivar Zhangliang chromosome 1A, Zo_v1.1, whole genome shotgun sequence, the DNA window TCTTGTAGGTAGTCTCGATCACTTCAAACAAATATTTGCATATACTGGCAGAAGAATAAAGACTTCATCAATCAACCTCAGCCAAGAGATTACTGGAAATGGGTTCTGAAGGGCCTTCAGTAGTAGTTGTTCACGTCACTGGATTTAAGAAATTTCATGGTGTGTCTGAGAACCCCACCGAAACAATTGTCAGAAACCTGAAAGGGTTCATGCAAAAGAAAGAATTGCCTGAAGGTCTTATTCTTGGTAGCTGTAATGTTCTTGAAACAGCAGGAGAGGGCGCACTTCCTCAACTTCTGGAATTTTTCCAGCATGCTGTCTCTGAGAAAGTTAATGAAAGTTTGAACGGGAAGCAAACCATCTTGGTAATTGGAATCACCTTTGTCTTTTTAGAAATCTAAGGCAGAATAAATTTCACATTTCTCTGCTACTTCTTAAACTGAAGTTCTTGCATTATTTTTATTCCAAaatgagattttgattttttttaataactttaTGTCTGATTAAGGAACATAATATACATGTGATATGTTTTTTTAGATTCAAAATTTTTACCAAATAGCAGTGACAAAGTTATTCATCTCTGTTATGTTTGTTACCTATTACCTATTGTTACtaccaaaattatcaaaaaaatcgACTCTGTCCATTTGTGTTGGAATTGTCCAAAAATATGACGCATGGTCACCTTTAGCACTAGGTCAGTTATGAAGCATGGCCATTTTTGGCATTAGatcaattttacatttttttagttTGAAAAACAATTTTGGTTAGTGGGATAGCTACTTACAGATTGCTAGTTCTCTGTCCTTGGATCGTACAATTGCACATTGTAAATCAGcatatattttaaaatcaaagaCATTATCTGGACAAGAAAATCAAGATTTAGAGGATAGTCGAGATCTAAATTTTACCCCTTTATGATTTCTCTGTCCATCTatatctatttatttgataattgaTGTGCTTTATTACCTTATTTATAACCCAACACCTAATCTGCTTGATATATAAAGAAACCAGTGGTTGTTCACTATGTAtgtaattttctttattataaaGCAAATCAGCCAAGTTATGGAACTTAGATGTTGGCTACTGCATGACAAAGTTGAACCTGGATGCAAAAGGAGACTCCTCTTTTCTTTTTCAGATTACTCTCTTTCTACAAGTTAATATGCATATGGTATGTAATTGTGTATTGTGACGCATAACAACTCAAACATAGAATTTTGCTTCTAAATTACATGGTTAAGCTGGATGAAATTGGAATTCATTTGTCTTGTTCGGACTGTCTCTCACTGTCTCAATATGTAATCTATTCATTTTTATGATTTGGTATCTATTTCTATATGCCGAACCCACCTAGTAGGATAAGACTTTGGTTGTTGTTGTGGTATCTATTTTTGTATGCATTATCGTTTGTATCAGCTTCATCTTGGAGTTAATAGCGGTGCTATGGGGTTTGCTATTGAGAATCAAGCAGTAAATGAAGCTACTTTTTGCTGCCAAGATGAGAAGGGATGGAAGCCTCAGGTTAATGTACCATTCTTCTTTGTATGCTTTCTATTATGTTTTGAGGACTCTTCCATAAATAGAAAGTATGTCCTTTATCATTAATTTTGCAGAGAGTCCCAGTTGTATCTTCTGATGGTAGCATTTCAACTGTTCGAGAGGTATACAATGACTTTCGCTCTTAGAACGATTACTTTTGAGTAGCTATTTAAGTAGTGAATATTCgtaatttatatttccttttccctAAAGAAACATTATTAAGTCACTTTGTTTtagattaatatttatgaaaatttCAAGCCCTGACATAAATATTCAtttatttgtattattttatCCAATAGTCAGAAATCATGAGTGCTGCTAGGGTACTAATGCATtcaatttgaaatatttttcagttGATACCAGACGAAATGGCTTTATACAACTGTGCATGAGTGATAAGTCAAATTAAACCATCAGtcatttgattgtttaaaac includes these proteins:
- the LOC122019450 gene encoding pyrrolidone-carboxylate peptidase-like isoform X2, with the translated sequence MGSEGPSVVVVHVTGFKKFHGVSENPTETIVRNLKGFMQKKELPEGLILGSCNVLETAGEGALPQLLEFFQHAVSEKVNESLNGKQTILLHLGVNSGAMGFAIENQAVNEATFCCQDEKGWKPQRVPVVSSDGSISTVRETSLPVNEIVKALSNMGYDVMPSYDAGRFVCNFVYYHSLRFAEQNRMKSLFVHVPLFLSIDEETQMEFVASLLKVLASLN
- the LOC122019450 gene encoding pyrrolidone-carboxylate peptidase-like isoform X1, translating into MGSEGPSVVVVHVTGFKKFHGVSENPTETIVRNLKGFMQKKELPEGLILGSCNVLETAGEGALPQLLEFFQHAVSEKVNESLNGKQTILLHLGVNSGAMGFAIENQAVNEATFCCQDEKGWKPQVNRVPVVSSDGSISTVRETSLPVNEIVKALSNMGYDVMPSYDAGRFVCNFVYYHSLRFAEQNRMKSLFVHVPLFLSIDEETQMEFVASLLKVLASLN